The Deltaproteobacteria bacterium genomic interval CACGTCGTCGAGCGTCCGAACCCCTCCGCCGACCGTGAGGGGCATGAACACCTGCTCCGCCGTCTTCCGGACCACGTCGATCAGGATGTCCCGCTTCTCGTGCGACGCCGTGATGTCGAGGAAGACGAGCTCGTCGGCCTCCTCGCGGTCGTAGCGCGCCGCGATCTCCACGGGGTCCCCGGCGTCCCGAAGCTCGAGGAACCGGACCCCCTTCACGACCCGCCCCCCCTTCACGTCGAGGCAGGGGATGATCCGCTTGGCGAGCATCCGCCGGACCTACTCCCGCCCGGCTTTCAGCGCCTCGGCCAGGTCGATCGAACCGTCGTAGAGGGCTCGTCCGATGATCGCGCCGGCCACCCCCTCGCCCTCCATCGACTTCAGCCTGCGGACGTCGTCCAGGGTCGTGACGCCCCCCGACGCGATCACGGGGGTGGACACCCCCCTCGCGAAGTCGCGGATCGCGTCGAAATTCGGTCCCACCATCATCCCGTCGCGGGCGATATCGGTGTAGATGAAGCAGGAGACGCCGCCCTTCTCGATCTGCCGGGCCAGTTCGACGGCGATGACGCCGGTCGCCTCCACCCACCCGCGGATCGCCACGCGGCCGTCGCGGGCGTCGATCCCGGCGGCCACCTTCCCCGGATACGCCCGGGTGATCCGGGTGACCTCCTCCGGGTCGCGGACGATCGAGGTGCCGAGGATGACCTTCGAGACGCCGGCGGCGAAGTACCGGGACGCCGTCTCGTAGTTCCGCACCCCGCCCCCGACCTGGACCTCGGCGTCGACGGAGGAGGCGATGCGGCAGATGATGTCGGCGTTGGCCGGTTTCCCGAGGAACGCGCCGTCCAGGTCGACCACGTGGAGGAACGACGCTCCCGCCTCGACGAAGCGCCTCGCCACGTCGAGCGGGGAATCCGAGAAGACGGTGGCGTCCTCGGCGCGCCCCTGGCGCAGCCGGACCGCCTTCCCCTTCTGTATGTCGATCGCCGGTATCGTCAGGAACGGCATCGGGATTCCCTCTTCAAGCCGCCTGGGCGCAGAGGCGCCCGAAGTTCCCCAGCAGGCGCAGTCCGGCCGCCTGGCTCTTCTCGGGGTGGAACTGCACGGCGATGCGGTTTCCGCGCGCGACAGCGGCGGTAAACGGCACGCCGTACGTCGTCCGGCACGCCGTGTCGGCGGGATCCCCCGGCGCGGCGTAGAAGGAGTGGACGAAGTAGAAGTACGTTCCCGACGGGATCCCCCGCAGAACGGGGTGGTCCACCAGGATCTCCACCCCGTTCCACCCCATGTGCGGCACCTTCAGCGTCCGCCCCCCCGGCGCCCGCATGTCGGCGGGAAACCGTACCACCTTTCCGGGAAAGAAGCCGATCCCCTCGTGCCTCCCGAACTCCTCGCTCTCCGAAAAGAGCAGCTGCATCCCCACGCAGATCCCCAGGAACGGCTTTCCCCCGGCCAGGTACTCCCGCAGGAACGGCAGCAGCCCCTGCCGGGCCACGTTCCCGATGCAGTCGCGGAACGCCCCCACGCCGGGGAAGACGATCCCCCGGCAGCGGGAGAGCTCGGACGCGTCGCCGCTGACCGTGGTCCGGAAACCGAGCGACTCCAGCGCCTTGCTGACGCTGCGCAGGTTCCCCATGCCGTAATCCACCACGCCGATCGCGCCGTTCGGAGGAGCGAAGCTCACGCGGTCACCCCAGGACGCCCTTGGTCGATGGGACCCCCTTGACGCGCGGGTCCAGCCGGACCGCGGCGGACATGGCGCGCCCGAGCGCCTTGAACACGGCCTCCACCGTGTGGTGCGCGTTCGACCCGTACTGTATGTTCACGTGGAGGCAGACGCCGGAGGACTGGGCGAACGCCCGCAGGAACTCCTCCACGAGCTCCACGTCGAACTTCCCGACCTTCTCGTTCCCGAGCGGGGACCGGTAGACCAGGTGCGGCCTCGCCGAGACGTCGACCGTCACCGCGGCCAGCGCCTCGATCATCGGGACCACGGCGTGGCCGTACCGCGTGATCCCCTTCATCTCCCCCAGCGCTTTGCGGAACGCCTCCCCGAGGCAGATCCCGACGTCCTCCACCAGGTGGTGGTAGTCGACCTCGATGTCCCCCTTCGCGACGATCGTCAGGTCGAACAGCCCGTGCCGGAGGAACAGGGTGAGCATGTGGTCGAGGAACGGGACCCCCGTCTCCACCTTGCCCGTGCCGTCCCCCTCGAGCCGGAGGGAGAGCTTGACGTTCGTCTCCTTGGTCTTCCGGTCGACCTGTCCTTCCCTCGCCATCACCGCCCCCTCCTCGTGCGCGCCAGCACCGCCGCCGCATGCGCGGCAAGCCCCTCCTTCCGCGCCAGGCGCACCACGTGCGGAGCGTCCGTGCGGAGCGCGGAAAACTCGTATGATACCACGTTGGTTTTCTTGAGGAAATCGGCAACCCCGAGGGGGGACGCGAAACGCGCGGCTCCCCCGGTCGGCAAGGTGTGGTTGATCCCCGCGATGTAGTCGCCCACCGCGACGGGGCTATCGGGCCCGAGGAACGCGGTGCCGGCGTTGCGGATCCCCGCGAACGTCTCCCACGGGTCGCGCGTCGCCACGCTCAGGTGCTCCGGCGCCAGCCGGTTGACCGCGGCGACGCCCTCCTTCATCGACCGGACCAGGAAGCCGTCGGCGCGGGAGAGGGACGCATCGAGGATCCGTTTCCGGGGCAGCCGTCGCGCCTGGCGGGCGAGCTCCCGATCGACCTTCCGCGCAAGCTCCCGGGAGTCGGTGACCAGGGCGACGTAAGCGTCCTCGTCGTGCTCCGCCTGGGAGAGGAGGTCCGCCGCCACGTATGCGGCGTCCGCCGTCCGGTCGGCCAGCACCACCAGTTCGCTCGGCCCCGCCAGCATGTCGATCCCCACCGCGCCGAACACCTGGCGCTTGGCCTCGGTGACGTACGCGTTCCCCGGCCCCGCGACGACGTCCGCGCGGGGGATCGACTCCGTTCCGTACGCCAGCGCGGCGATCGCCTGCGCCCCGCCGATCCGGTAGACGGCGGAGACCCCGGCGATCCGGGCCGCCGCCAGGACGACGTCGGGGACCTTCCCGCCGGGGGCGGAGCACGCCGCCGCGACCGAAGGCACTCCCGCCACCCGCGCGGGAATCGCGTTCATCAGGAGCGTCGACGGGTACGCCGCCTTCCCGCCGGGGACGTAGATCCCCGCGCGGGAAACCGGGAGCACCCGCTGGCCGATGGCCGCGCCGGGGAGGGAGAGGCCGAA includes:
- the hisA gene encoding 1-(5-phosphoribosyl)-5-[(5-phosphoribosylamino)methylideneamino]imidazole-4-carboxamide isomerase, whose translation is MPFLTIPAIDIQKGKAVRLRQGRAEDATVFSDSPLDVARRFVEAGASFLHVVDLDGAFLGKPANADIICRIASSVDAEVQVGGGVRNYETASRYFAAGVSKVILGTSIVRDPEEVTRITRAYPGKVAAGIDARDGRVAIRGWVEATGVIAVELARQIEKGGVSCFIYTDIARDGMMVGPNFDAIRDFARGVSTPVIASGGVTTLDDVRRLKSMEGEGVAGAIIGRALYDGSIDLAEALKAGRE
- the hisB gene encoding imidazoleglycerol-phosphate dehydratase HisB, which translates into the protein MAREGQVDRKTKETNVKLSLRLEGDGTGKVETGVPFLDHMLTLFLRHGLFDLTIVAKGDIEVDYHHLVEDVGICLGEAFRKALGEMKGITRYGHAVVPMIEALAAVTVDVSARPHLVYRSPLGNEKVGKFDVELVEEFLRAFAQSSGVCLHVNIQYGSNAHHTVEAVFKALGRAMSAAVRLDPRVKGVPSTKGVLG
- the hisH gene encoding imidazole glycerol phosphate synthase subunit HisH, encoding MGNLRSVSKALESLGFRTTVSGDASELSRCRGIVFPGVGAFRDCIGNVARQGLLPFLREYLAGGKPFLGICVGMQLLFSESEEFGRHEGIGFFPGKVVRFPADMRAPGGRTLKVPHMGWNGVEILVDHPVLRGIPSGTYFYFVHSFYAAPGDPADTACRTTYGVPFTAAVARGNRIAVQFHPEKSQAAGLRLLGNFGRLCAQAA
- the hisD gene encoding histidinol dehydrogenase, which translates into the protein MTRAESRGATDSAKVSAVVAEVIARIRKEGDAALASYTRTFDRFDPGKKGFLVSRREIDAAWRRVPASLRRSLSLSAARIEDFHRRQREDGFGLSLPGAAIGQRVLPVSRAGIYVPGGKAAYPSTLLMNAIPARVAGVPSVAAACSAPGGKVPDVVLAAARIAGVSAVYRIGGAQAIAALAYGTESIPRADVVAGPGNAYVTEAKRQVFGAVGIDMLAGPSELVVLADRTADAAYVAADLLSQAEHDEDAYVALVTDSRELARKVDRELARQARRLPRKRILDASLSRADGFLVRSMKEGVAAVNRLAPEHLSVATRDPWETFAGIRNAGTAFLGPDSPVAVGDYIAGINHTLPTGGAARFASPLGVADFLKKTNVVSYEFSALRTDAPHVVRLARKEGLAAHAAAVLARTRRGR